In Levilactobacillus brevis, the genomic window CAGATTCAAGATGCCAACGCGCTGATTGTTTACGTTGTCGACATCTTTGATTTCAACGGTAGTGTGATTCCGGGACTCCACCGGTTTGTGGGTGAGAACCCTATCTTACTGGTCGGTAACAAGGAAGACCTGTTACCAAGTTCTCTGAAGCGTAGCAAGCTGAAGGATTGGATTCGCCAACGGGCTAACGAGCAGGGGTTGCGCCCAATTGACGTGACACTCCTGAGTGCCAAGACGAATCAGTCAGTGGATCAATTACTGACGATGATCGACAAGTACCGGGGGGATCGCGACGTTTACGTGGTTGGGGTGACCAACGTTGGGAAGTCCACGCTGATTAACCAAATTATTCGGCAGAATACCGGGGTCAAGGACCTGATCACCACGTCGCGCTTCCCGGGAACCACGCTGGACAAGATTGAACTACCACTGGATGATGACCACGTGCTGGTCGACACCCCAGGGATTATTCAGAACCAGCAGATGGCTCACTTCTTGTATGGTAAGGATCTCAAGATCGTGGCCCCACAAAAGCAGATCAAGCCCAAGACTTACCAGCTGAACGATCAACAGACGTTGTTCTTCGGCGGGGTTGCCCGGTTTGATTACACTAAGGGACCCAAGAGTGGCTTCATCGCTTACTTTGAAAATAATCTTTACATTCACCGCACCAAACTGGAGAATGCGGACGACTTCTATGACCGGCAATTGGGTCAGTTGTTGACGCCGCCACAACCGGAAAACAAGGATGATTTTCCACCGTTGGTTGCGCATGAATTTAAAACCACTGTTAAGAGCGACCTGGTCTTTGAAGGCCTAGGTTGGATTACGGTTCCAGCTGGCGTGAACGTGACCGGCTGGGCACCTGCAGGCGTCGGCGTATTGGTCCGGCGCGCAATGATTTAGATAAATGGAGGAAAACAACGTGTTACGAGGGAAACAAAAGAGATACTTACGTGCTCACGCACACGCCATGCACCCCTTATTTTCCGTGGGGAAGAATGGATTGACGCA contains:
- the yqeH gene encoding ribosome biogenesis GTPase YqeH, producing MNEKHTEPVLVDGEALHCIGCGAEIQTTDKTAPGYTPQSALDKGMEKEEVYCQRCFRLRHYNEIVPVGLTDDDFLNLLTQIQDANALIVYVVDIFDFNGSVIPGLHRFVGENPILLVGNKEDLLPSSLKRSKLKDWIRQRANEQGLRPIDVTLLSAKTNQSVDQLLTMIDKYRGDRDVYVVGVTNVGKSTLINQIIRQNTGVKDLITTSRFPGTTLDKIELPLDDDHVLVDTPGIIQNQQMAHFLYGKDLKIVAPQKQIKPKTYQLNDQQTLFFGGVARFDYTKGPKSGFIAYFENNLYIHRTKLENADDFYDRQLGQLLTPPQPENKDDFPPLVAHEFKTTVKSDLVFEGLGWITVPAGVNVTGWAPAGVGVLVRRAMI